The following proteins are encoded in a genomic region of Acidobacteriota bacterium:
- a CDS encoding rhodanese-like domain-containing protein, whose translation MTKSLILALSAILTLAACAGADDPGSAMTDAEKLAEIRQMYDGYRSDFPEVEDISAEELLALRENRPVVIVDVRKTKERRISTIPGAITPEELGTLPEGALVVTYCTVGYRSGLHADKLRRQGIEVKNLAGSLLSWAHAGGDLVDAEGPTKRLHVYGKKWNLAPEAFEAVW comes from the coding sequence ATGACCAAGAGCCTGATCCTCGCCCTGTCTGCAATTCTGACGCTGGCCGCCTGTGCCGGCGCCGACGACCCTGGAAGCGCCATGACCGACGCCGAGAAGCTCGCCGAGATCCGCCAGATGTACGACGGCTACCGCAGTGACTTCCCCGAGGTCGAAGACATCTCCGCCGAGGAGCTCCTGGCGCTGCGTGAGAATCGTCCGGTGGTGATCGTCGATGTCCGCAAGACCAAGGAGCGTCGCATTTCGACAATCCCCGGCGCGATCACTCCCGAGGAGCTCGGAACGCTGCCGGAGGGCGCCCTGGTGGTCACCTACTGCACCGTCGGCTACCGCAGCGGCCTCCATGCCGACAAGCTTCGCCGCCAGGGGATCGAGGTCAAGAACCTCGCCGGCAGCCTGCTGTCCTGGGCCCACGCCGGGGGCGACCTGGTCGACGCCGAAGGTCCGACCAAGCGCCTACACGTCTACGGCAAGAAGTGGAACCTGGCGCCGGAGGCTTTCGAGGCCGTCTGGTAG
- a CDS encoding IPTL-CTERM sorting domain-containing protein yields the protein MWSPISTFRVSTLALFLALAFSFIPQTGSAGGTPDPGTSPLVEDSGDADTLPDNENQLLATLGPDRGFNFGDYLLSNQGLQSLGAVSHDFYIEVPPSLSAGMLVVEVFDADLGAGDVAGTEEHDQDNTTSGWDAATTFELFAPDGTSVASISLPGQDCDPVTVGLQTFCNNAWSDLGVFSVSNPAPGHWRMAVSSPNSGPTDEDDANAFGIRAHDGSAGAGANEINVYADSYVGIGQVYAASFASDPGYSRTHDFYPYVQGYCSLSCNDFDVDVDGDESLTWTTRAGASPTFTPTFSGNGVWAENAVTDFASASDASDYGLWSARWIIGLFNHVTWWVGDPTSDNPADGATTPASGGPDMQPEAGAVRLYLPADGSRFFGERGGADDVVIAPVKPWVGHSWALLAGEPPLAVGVTSRVRVTVTVTNPTEYPIQLDAATGGTNVAVATVPTNGGQTTYVAGSAAIAGGTSSATAEAGAGPWTLTFAPGVVAAGTSASLTYDIDVLPTATGTLDLTGGPPPDAPAPGTGTTATFLDETCADAGGSTSACASAALSRATTRFGPLCRLTAEVTTVGAPGLTVTKTAGAVVDSAGNPGQFEVPYTVTLENTGATDLVMVQVADDLTATFPPPATFAVITGPTASGSLSANGAFDGDGDSSLLVAAGSTLPIGDSETIGFTVRFDPNGLAGPFNNTANGSAQDPIGNPVTDDDAVEISVSETPAITIVKTAGAITDIGGGQFEATFSLVVTNPGNVDLSMVQVTDDLVTTFPAPVNLVSAMAACSAGSCGTVTLDFTGPTDTTLLDASASSLAPAATVTLDLTVVLEPNGELGPFTNSATADASSPAGTPVTDTDTADVSIVENPAISVTKTVDGPVVDNLDGTFTVPYLLTVSNTGNVVLTEVQVTDDLTATFPPPSSVSSVTVPVASGTLTANGGFDGDGDTSLLDAAASTLPLAAVETISFSVTFTSAGIGGPFTNTVEGEGSSPAGTMVTASDSVDISVTPPDPSIGIAKSAGLTVDNGDGTYTVPILILVENLGPLDLFDVQVTDDLNATFPAPASVIAVTSPTATLTGGTGTLMANAGYDGLGDTTLLVSASSTLDIGAMGEIAFEVTIDPAGIMAFDNQAVATGESLNGSTTDLSHDGPEPDPDGDDNANEDGENDPTPILVEVPTILEIPTLGQWGLIAMMTLLVAAAWRRLQP from the coding sequence ATGTGGAGCCCGATTTCCACCTTCCGAGTGTCGACGCTCGCCTTGTTCTTGGCCTTGGCGTTTTCCTTCATCCCGCAAACCGGCTCGGCCGGCGGCACCCCGGACCCGGGTACCAGTCCCCTGGTCGAAGACAGCGGCGACGCCGATACGCTACCGGACAACGAAAACCAGCTGTTGGCCACCCTCGGGCCCGATCGCGGTTTCAATTTCGGCGACTATCTGCTCTCGAACCAAGGTCTCCAAAGCCTCGGCGCGGTCAGCCACGACTTCTACATTGAAGTCCCGCCGTCATTGTCGGCGGGCATGCTGGTGGTGGAGGTTTTCGATGCCGATCTGGGGGCCGGCGACGTGGCCGGCACCGAAGAGCACGATCAGGACAACACGACGAGCGGCTGGGATGCGGCGACCACCTTCGAGCTCTTCGCTCCCGACGGCACGAGCGTCGCATCGATCAGCCTGCCGGGCCAGGACTGCGACCCCGTCACCGTCGGCTTGCAGACCTTCTGCAACAACGCCTGGTCCGACCTGGGCGTTTTCTCCGTCTCCAATCCAGCGCCGGGTCATTGGCGGATGGCCGTCAGTAGCCCCAACTCCGGCCCCACCGACGAAGACGACGCCAACGCCTTCGGCATCCGCGCCCACGATGGCTCGGCCGGCGCCGGAGCCAACGAGATCAATGTCTACGCCGACTCCTACGTCGGCATCGGCCAGGTCTACGCGGCGAGCTTCGCGAGCGATCCGGGGTACAGCAGAACCCACGACTTCTATCCTTACGTGCAGGGCTACTGTTCGCTGAGCTGCAATGACTTCGACGTCGACGTGGACGGCGACGAGTCCTTGACCTGGACGACCCGCGCCGGCGCCTCACCGACCTTCACACCCACCTTCAGTGGCAATGGGGTTTGGGCCGAGAACGCGGTGACCGATTTCGCCTCCGCCAGCGATGCCTCGGACTATGGACTGTGGAGCGCGCGCTGGATCATCGGCTTGTTCAACCACGTCACCTGGTGGGTGGGAGATCCCACCTCCGACAATCCGGCCGACGGGGCGACCACTCCCGCCAGCGGCGGACCGGATATGCAGCCCGAAGCCGGCGCCGTTCGCCTCTACCTGCCGGCCGACGGCAGCCGCTTCTTCGGCGAGCGGGGCGGAGCGGACGACGTCGTCATCGCCCCCGTCAAGCCCTGGGTCGGGCACTCGTGGGCGCTACTGGCCGGCGAGCCGCCCCTCGCCGTCGGCGTCACCAGTCGGGTTCGGGTGACGGTCACCGTCACCAACCCCACCGAGTATCCAATCCAGCTCGACGCCGCCACCGGCGGCACGAATGTGGCCGTGGCAACGGTGCCGACCAACGGCGGACAGACCACCTATGTCGCCGGCTCGGCGGCGATCGCAGGCGGCACCTCGTCGGCCACCGCAGAGGCCGGTGCCGGCCCCTGGACCCTGACCTTCGCACCGGGCGTGGTGGCCGCCGGAACCAGCGCCTCCTTGACCTATGACATCGATGTTCTGCCAACCGCTACCGGCACCCTCGACTTGACCGGCGGCCCGCCACCGGACGCGCCGGCGCCGGGCACGGGAACCACCGCGACTTTCCTCGACGAGACCTGCGCCGATGCCGGCGGCAGCACCTCGGCGTGTGCCAGCGCGGCCCTCTCCCGGGCGACCACCCGGTTCGGTCCGCTCTGCCGCCTGACGGCGGAGGTCACCACTGTCGGAGCGCCCGGACTGACCGTCACCAAGACAGCCGGCGCGGTCGTCGATTCGGCGGGCAATCCTGGCCAGTTCGAGGTTCCCTACACCGTGACCCTCGAGAACACCGGCGCCACCGATCTGGTGATGGTCCAGGTGGCCGACGATCTGACGGCCACCTTCCCCCCGCCGGCGACCTTCGCCGTCATCACCGGACCGACCGCCAGCGGCAGCCTCTCCGCCAACGGCGCCTTCGATGGCGATGGCGACTCGAGTCTGCTGGTCGCCGCAGGGAGTACCCTGCCGATCGGCGACAGCGAGACCATCGGGTTCACGGTGCGCTTCGATCCCAACGGCTTGGCCGGTCCGTTCAACAACACCGCCAACGGTTCGGCGCAGGACCCGATCGGCAATCCGGTGACTGACGATGACGCGGTCGAGATCTCGGTATCCGAGACACCCGCCATCACCATCGTCAAGACCGCCGGCGCGATCACCGACATCGGGGGCGGGCAGTTCGAAGCCACCTTCAGCCTGGTGGTGACCAACCCCGGCAACGTCGACCTCTCGATGGTGCAGGTGACCGACGATCTGGTCACGACCTTCCCGGCACCGGTCAACCTGGTGTCGGCGATGGCGGCCTGCAGCGCCGGTAGCTGTGGCACTGTCACCCTCGACTTCACCGGCCCCACGGACACCACGCTCCTCGACGCCAGCGCCAGCTCTTTGGCACCGGCGGCGACCGTCACCCTCGACCTCACGGTGGTGCTCGAGCCCAACGGCGAGCTCGGACCGTTCACCAACTCGGCAACGGCCGACGCCAGCAGCCCGGCCGGTACGCCGGTCACCGACACCGACACGGCCGACGTGTCGATCGTCGAGAACCCGGCGATCTCCGTCACCAAGACCGTCGATGGCCCGGTGGTCGACAACCTGGACGGCACCTTCACCGTGCCCTATCTGCTGACCGTCAGCAACACCGGCAATGTGGTGCTCACAGAGGTACAGGTCACCGATGACCTGACGGCGACCTTCCCGCCACCATCGTCGGTGAGCTCCGTGACGGTGCCGGTCGCTTCCGGGACCCTGACCGCCAACGGCGGCTTCGACGGCGACGGCGACACGAGCCTGCTCGATGCCGCTGCGAGCACCCTGCCCTTGGCGGCCGTCGAGACCATCTCCTTCTCGGTGACCTTCACTTCGGCGGGAATCGGAGGTCCCTTCACCAATACCGTTGAAGGCGAAGGCAGCAGCCCCGCCGGAACGATGGTCACCGCGAGCGACAGCGTGGACATCTCGGTCACGCCTCCTGATCCGAGCATCGGAATCGCCAAGTCCGCCGGCCTGACGGTCGACAACGGCGACGGCACCTACACCGTGCCAATTCTGATCTTGGTCGAAAACCTCGGTCCGCTCGATCTCTTCGACGTCCAGGTGACCGACGATCTGAACGCGACCTTCCCGGCTCCGGCGTCGGTCATCGCGGTCACATCGCCGACGGCGACGCTGACCGGAGGCACCGGAACGTTGATGGCCAACGCCGGCTACGACGGCCTCGGAGACACCACCCTGCTGGTGTCCGCATCGAGCACCCTCGATATCGGCGCGATGGGTGAGATCGCCTTCGAGGTCACCATCGATCCGGCAGGCATCATGGCCTTCGACAACCAGGCGGTGGCGACTGGAGAGAGCCTCAATGGCAGCACCACCGACCTGTCCCACGATGGTCCCGAGCCGGACCCGGACGGCGACGACAACGCCAACGAGGACGGGGAAAACGACCCGACCCCGATCCTGGTCGAAGTCCCCACGATCCTGGAGATTCCGACCCTCGGCCAATGGGGGCTGATCGCCATGATGACGCTCTTGGTGGCCGCGGCTTGGCGCCGCCTGCAGCCCTGA